Proteins encoded by one window of Lycium barbarum isolate Lr01 chromosome 11, ASM1917538v2, whole genome shotgun sequence:
- the LOC132620217 gene encoding probable leucine-rich repeat receptor-like protein kinase At1g35710 yields MGNLSTSLTSFSANNCKIKGRIPNGVGNLSSLLILEICRNNLAGSIPTSIGNLRNLQSFDLSENTLIGFIGDSLCKLQRLASLGNLKDLVVLDLSSNNLGGSLPPKIGNLKVATLMDLSMNQFSNGIPREIGGLQNLVHLSLRRNKLQGSIPNSMSNMVGLEFLDLSHNNISGIIP; encoded by the exons ATGGGGAATCTTTCCACATCTCTTACAAGCTTTTCCGCTAATAATTGCAAAATCAAAGGGCGAATTCCAAATGGAGTTGGAAACTTAAGTAGCTTATTAATCCTTGAAATTTGTAGAAACAACTTGGCTGGATCGATTCCCACATCTATTGGCAACTTGAGAAACCTTCAGAGCTTTGACTTGAGTGAAAACACTCTTATAGGATTTATTGGAGATAGTCTATGTAAATTACAGAGATTGG CAAGCTTAGGGAATCTTAAAGATCTAGTGGTTCTTGACTTATCGTCAAACAACTTAGGTGGTTCTTTACCTCCAAAAATTGGAAATTTAAAGGTTGCGACACTGATGGATCTGTCAATGAATCAATTCTCAAATGGAATTCCTAGAGAAATTGGAGGATTGCAAAATCTGGTGCACCTTTCTTTGAGACGCAACAAATTGCAAGGATCTATACCGAACTCAATGAGCAACATGGTAGGTTTGGAATTTCTAGACCTTTCTCATAACAATATATCTGGAATCATTCCCTAG